A stretch of the Flavobacterium aquiphilum genome encodes the following:
- the lpxK gene encoding tetraacyldisaccharide 4'-kinase: protein MNLLRKILFPFAILYGFITSIRNFLFDVGILKSYSFDLPVITVGNLSVGGTGKTPQIEYLIRLLSDKYKVATLSRGYKRQSEGFVLADSNSDALQLGDEPFQFYQKFKNIQVAVDANRKNGIEQLLSQSDLPEVILLDDAYQHRKVKAGFYIMLTAYGDLFCDDFMLPTGNLRESRKGVQRANIVVVTKCPSDLSLEEQNSIKKQLNLSTNQSLFFTFIDYDDSVFSDEKTIKVEEIKKIDRILLAGIAKPEPFFAHLKNGNDECLTFPDHHHFSESELQEIKEKAGNKIIVTTEKDYVRLKGSILSEQLYFLPIKSSFLSDGDNFDKNILSYVGQSSGNR, encoded by the coding sequence ATGAATTTACTGCGAAAAATATTGTTCCCATTTGCTATTTTATATGGCTTTATTACCAGCATTCGTAATTTTCTTTTTGATGTGGGAATCCTAAAATCTTATTCTTTTGATTTACCTGTTATAACCGTCGGTAACCTTAGTGTTGGTGGGACGGGAAAGACGCCTCAGATTGAATATTTAATTCGGTTGCTTTCGGATAAATACAAAGTGGCGACATTGAGCAGAGGGTATAAAAGACAATCTGAAGGTTTTGTTTTGGCAGATTCAAATTCGGATGCATTGCAATTGGGAGACGAACCGTTTCAGTTTTATCAAAAATTCAAAAATATTCAGGTTGCAGTCGATGCCAATCGAAAGAACGGAATCGAACAATTGCTTTCCCAATCGGATTTACCGGAAGTCATTTTGTTGGATGATGCCTATCAGCATAGAAAGGTAAAAGCTGGATTTTATATTATGCTTACTGCGTATGGTGATTTGTTTTGTGATGATTTTATGTTGCCTACCGGGAATTTGAGAGAAAGCAGAAAAGGTGTGCAAAGAGCTAATATTGTAGTTGTTACAAAATGTCCTTCAGACCTATCTTTGGAAGAACAAAATTCGATAAAAAAACAGCTGAATCTTTCTACAAATCAAAGTTTGTTTTTTACCTTTATCGACTATGATGACTCGGTTTTTTCTGATGAAAAAACGATAAAAGTTGAAGAAATAAAAAAGATCGACAGGATACTTTTGGCTGGAATTGCTAAGCCGGAACCCTTTTTTGCGCATTTAAAAAATGGAAATGACGAATGTCTGACTTTTCCAGATCATCATCATTTTAGCGAAAGCGAACTACAGGAAATTAAAGAAAAAGCAGGAAACAAGATTATTGTAACAACCGAAAAAGATTATGTGCGACTGAAAGGAAGTATTTTGAGTGAACAACTTTATTTTTTACCCATAAAAAGTTCGTTTCTTTCAGACGGAGATAATTTTGATAAAAATATATTGAGTTATGTGGGACAAAGTTCAGGAAACCGTTAG
- a CDS encoding purine-nucleoside phosphorylase, whose amino-acid sequence MWDKVQETVSYIKEKVNFTPEFGVILGSGLGGFTNDIVIEYTLPYEEIPNFPVSTVQGHKGALVFGTIGSKKVVAMQGRFHFYEGYSMKEVTFPVRVMKYLGIEKLIVSNASGGVNPKYKVGSIVIIKDHINFMPEHPLRGKNDERFGPRFVNMSQPYSVEMIGKVKTIAQELGIEIHDGIYLGLQGPTFETLAEYKMVKILGADCVGMSTVPEVIVARHMDLETFGVSIITDMGDEESILSISHDEVLEAAKSAEPHLRSLIRELIVRN is encoded by the coding sequence ATGTGGGACAAAGTTCAGGAAACCGTTAGTTATATTAAAGAAAAAGTAAATTTCACTCCGGAGTTTGGTGTTATTCTAGGATCGGGATTGGGAGGATTTACCAATGATATTGTGATTGAATACACATTACCATACGAAGAAATTCCTAATTTTCCGGTTTCGACAGTTCAAGGACATAAAGGCGCATTGGTTTTTGGTACTATTGGAAGCAAAAAAGTGGTGGCCATGCAAGGACGTTTTCATTTTTACGAAGGATATTCCATGAAAGAAGTGACTTTTCCGGTGCGTGTGATGAAGTATTTGGGTATTGAAAAATTAATTGTATCGAATGCTTCCGGAGGAGTAAACCCAAAATATAAAGTAGGTTCTATTGTTATTATCAAAGATCATATCAATTTTATGCCTGAACATCCTTTACGAGGAAAAAATGACGAGCGTTTTGGACCAAGGTTTGTGAATATGAGCCAGCCGTATTCGGTTGAAATGATAGGCAAAGTCAAAACAATTGCCCAAGAGTTGGGGATTGAAATTCATGACGGTATTTATTTAGGTTTGCAAGGACCAACATTTGAAACTCTCGCAGAATACAAAATGGTTAAGATTTTGGGTGCTGATTGTGTGGGAATGTCAACAGTTCCAGAGGTAATTGTGGCTCGTCATATGGATTTGGAAACCTTTGGTGTTTCGATTATAACTGATATGGGAGATGAAGAAAGTATATTGTCAATTTCACACGATGAGGTGTTGGAAGCTGCAAAAAGCGCTGAACCCCATTTGCGTAGCCTAATTAGAGAGTTGATCGTAAGAAATTAG
- a CDS encoding tetratricopeptide repeat-containing hybrid sensor histidine kinase/response regulator produces the protein MKYFLLFTVFFHSLLYSQIDQKVDSVTYYSKSATENIKNNNYKKALSYIQKSIDYSKKTKNLEAEAIQTYNLGKIYFDLNLHNDAIELLSKSIKLFENISKAPNNKVANAYYYLSLSCTEKKNYSLAETCILKAEKIKQKLKIKDEADLIKLQKGILSKIKGNKDLASNQFNAIISEPNSDVLTNSKAEAFYQIGIIEVSNKRYNLALNYFNRALELNRKAKNLNQKSNILLALSTVYDKLLDKSNAYTYLKKHLNVKESIVLANEEKLGINDYEIFKQSQRKQEELLLEKENKEKEKADKFSKLISILAIAIISILSLLSLSLYKNNIIRNQINTLLREKNNELIAAKNKAEEASKARADFLSTVSHELRTPLNAINGITHLLLEEKPKKSQMHYLSSLKFSGNYLTNFINDILEINKIESNKVEIEYINLNLKQLLGDIQNSLKEIATINNNKFVLKIDPAIPENLIGDPTKLSQIFMNLINNALKFTNNGTVSVIARLRNYQNDTATIYFQIIDTGIGIPKDKLKTVFESFSQGSVEINRKFGGTGLGLTIVKKLVKILGGHIRLKSTVGEGSTFSFELNFKVDSKPMPYKVVSKNYDSEIFKDKKILVVEDNKINQMITQKMLVNKAMKCTILDNGEDAIQLVKNETFDMILMDVHLLGINGTIATQHIREFDTKTPILALTAISLNENREMLLSYGMTDVITKPFVAEDFYSTIAQNLIIT, from the coding sequence ATGAAATACTTTTTATTATTTACTGTTTTTTTTCATTCACTACTCTATTCTCAAATAGACCAAAAAGTAGACAGCGTTACTTATTATTCCAAATCAGCAACCGAGAATATCAAAAACAATAATTATAAAAAGGCCTTATCATACATTCAAAAATCAATTGATTATAGTAAAAAAACAAAAAATCTTGAAGCCGAAGCTATTCAGACTTACAACTTAGGAAAAATCTATTTTGACCTGAACCTACACAATGATGCAATCGAATTATTAAGCAAAAGCATTAAATTATTCGAAAACATTTCGAAAGCCCCAAACAATAAAGTAGCCAATGCCTATTACTATTTAAGTTTATCCTGCACAGAGAAAAAAAACTATTCCCTTGCCGAAACATGCATCCTCAAAGCCGAAAAAATTAAGCAAAAGCTAAAAATCAAGGACGAGGCGGATTTAATTAAATTACAGAAAGGAATCCTTTCGAAAATAAAAGGTAATAAAGACTTGGCCTCAAACCAATTCAACGCCATTATTTCAGAACCCAACAGTGATGTTTTAACCAATTCAAAAGCCGAAGCCTTTTATCAAATTGGAATAATTGAAGTTTCTAACAAAAGATACAATCTAGCTTTAAATTACTTTAACCGAGCTTTAGAATTAAATAGAAAGGCAAAAAACCTAAATCAAAAGTCTAATATCTTATTAGCCTTAAGCACCGTTTATGACAAATTACTGGACAAATCCAATGCCTATACTTACTTAAAAAAACATTTGAATGTAAAAGAAAGTATCGTTCTTGCCAATGAAGAAAAATTAGGCATTAACGACTATGAAATCTTCAAGCAATCCCAACGAAAACAAGAAGAATTATTGCTCGAAAAAGAAAATAAGGAAAAAGAAAAAGCCGATAAATTCTCTAAACTCATCAGTATTTTAGCAATTGCAATCATATCAATTTTGTCGCTTTTGAGTTTATCTCTTTACAAAAACAATATCATCCGCAATCAAATCAATACGTTGTTAAGAGAAAAAAACAACGAATTAATTGCTGCCAAAAACAAAGCAGAAGAAGCGTCTAAAGCCAGAGCTGATTTTCTTTCCACCGTAAGCCACGAACTTCGAACACCGTTGAACGCTATCAATGGAATTACGCATTTATTATTGGAAGAAAAACCAAAAAAATCACAGATGCATTATTTGTCCTCATTAAAATTTTCGGGCAACTACCTCACCAACTTTATCAATGACATTTTAGAAATAAACAAAATCGAGTCAAACAAGGTAGAAATTGAATATATAAACCTAAACCTCAAACAATTATTAGGAGATATCCAAAACTCTCTCAAAGAAATTGCTACGATAAACAACAACAAATTTGTCCTCAAAATAGATCCTGCCATTCCTGAAAACTTAATAGGGGATCCAACAAAGTTGTCTCAAATTTTCATGAATTTAATCAATAATGCATTAAAATTTACCAATAACGGCACTGTTAGTGTAATCGCACGATTGAGAAATTATCAAAATGATACCGCTACCATCTATTTTCAAATTATCGATACTGGCATTGGCATTCCCAAAGACAAATTAAAAACAGTCTTCGAAAGTTTTTCGCAAGGATCAGTAGAAATTAACCGAAAATTTGGAGGTACGGGTTTAGGATTAACCATTGTGAAAAAACTGGTTAAGATTTTAGGAGGACACATACGATTGAAAAGTACCGTTGGAGAAGGCTCAACTTTTTCCTTTGAATTGAATTTCAAAGTTGACAGTAAACCAATGCCTTATAAAGTTGTTTCCAAAAATTATGATTCGGAAATTTTTAAGGACAAAAAAATATTGGTTGTTGAAGACAATAAAATCAACCAAATGATTACCCAAAAAATGTTGGTAAACAAGGCAATGAAATGCACCATTTTGGACAACGGTGAAGACGCCATCCAACTGGTAAAAAACGAAACTTTCGACATGATCCTAATGGACGTTCATCTATTAGGAATCAACGGAACGATCGCAACACAGCATATCAGGGAATTTGACACCAAAACCCCAATCCTTGCCCTTACAGCTATTTCATTAAATGAAAACAGGGAAATGCTACTTTCCTATGGTATGACTGATGTAATTACGAAACCATTTGTGGCTGAAGATTTTTATAGCACTATTGCCCAAAATTTAATCATTACCTAA
- the gap gene encoding type I glyceraldehyde-3-phosphate dehydrogenase, with protein sequence MKTRIAINGFGRIGRNLFRLLLNHPSIEVVAINDIADKKTMAHLVKYDTIHGVLPFAVSHDEKGIIVDGKHFLFFHERSIPNLDWKSIDIDFVVESTGKFKTFDTRINAHVLAGAKRVILSAPSEVDTIKTVVLGVNESILDGTETIVSNASCTTNNAAPMIKVIEELCGIEQAYITTIHSFTTDQSLHDQPHKDLRRARGASQSIVPTTTGAAKALTKIFTSLESKMGGCGIRVPVPDGSLTDITFNVKKTVTIQEINNAFKLASQTNLKGILEYTEDPIVSVDVIGNKNSCIFDSQLTSVIDKMVKVVGWYDNEIGYSSRLIDLILLLNNNKKRSLS encoded by the coding sequence TTGAAAACAAGAATTGCCATTAACGGTTTCGGAAGAATCGGACGAAATTTATTTCGCTTACTTTTGAACCACCCTTCCATAGAAGTAGTCGCCATAAATGACATTGCTGATAAAAAAACAATGGCTCATTTGGTAAAATACGACACTATTCACGGTGTTTTGCCTTTTGCGGTAAGCCACGATGAAAAAGGAATTATTGTTGACGGAAAGCACTTTTTGTTCTTTCACGAAAGAAGCATTCCAAACCTCGACTGGAAAAGCATTGATATTGATTTTGTTGTAGAATCGACTGGTAAATTCAAAACTTTTGATACAAGGATAAATGCCCATGTTTTGGCTGGTGCCAAAAGAGTGATTTTGTCTGCTCCATCTGAAGTAGATACTATCAAAACAGTTGTTTTGGGAGTTAATGAATCTATTCTTGACGGGACAGAAACCATTGTATCCAATGCTAGTTGTACAACCAATAACGCTGCGCCAATGATTAAAGTTATTGAAGAGCTTTGCGGAATTGAACAAGCCTACATCACCACCATCCACTCTTTCACAACTGACCAAAGCTTACACGATCAACCTCATAAAGATTTACGAAGAGCAAGAGGTGCCAGTCAATCAATTGTACCTACAACTACTGGTGCTGCAAAAGCATTGACTAAAATTTTTACTTCTCTGGAAAGTAAAATGGGAGGCTGTGGAATTAGAGTACCTGTTCCGGATGGTTCCTTAACTGATATCACTTTTAATGTAAAAAAAACAGTGACTATTCAAGAAATCAACAACGCCTTTAAATTAGCCTCTCAAACCAATCTGAAAGGAATTTTAGAGTACACAGAAGATCCTATTGTGTCCGTTGATGTAATTGGCAATAAAAATTCATGTATATTTGATTCACAACTTACTTCTGTGATCGATAAAATGGTAAAAGTGGTAGGTTGGTACGACAACGAAATTGGTTATTCCTCCAGGCTCATAGATCTGATTTTGTTACTAAACAATAATAAAAAAAGGTCCCTATCATGA
- the lipA gene encoding lipoyl synthase: METALDNTLPVGTRGNAESSIAKPKWLKVKLPIGQKYTELRGLVDKYSLNTICTSGSCPNMGECWGEGTATFMILGNTCTRSCGFCGVKTGRPETVDWDEPEKVARSIKIMNIKHAVITSVDRDDLKDGGSIIWGETVKAIRRMNPNTTLETLIPDFQGIERNIDRIVEANPEVVSHNMETVRRLTREVRIQAKYDRSLEVLRYLKEKGINRTKSGIMLGLGEQEEEVFQTMRDLRAANVDIVTIGQYLQPSKKHLPVKEFITPDQFKKYETFGLELGFRHVESGALVRSSYKAQKHIL; the protein is encoded by the coding sequence ATGGAAACTGCTTTAGATAATACATTACCTGTTGGAACCCGAGGCAACGCCGAATCGAGCATAGCTAAACCAAAATGGCTAAAGGTAAAACTACCAATTGGACAAAAATACACTGAACTTCGTGGTTTAGTAGATAAATACAGCCTCAATACTATTTGTACTTCCGGAAGCTGCCCAAACATGGGTGAATGCTGGGGAGAAGGAACAGCTACATTCATGATTCTTGGAAACACTTGTACACGTTCCTGCGGTTTTTGTGGCGTAAAAACCGGAAGACCAGAAACGGTAGACTGGGACGAACCTGAAAAAGTAGCTCGCTCAATAAAAATAATGAACATCAAACATGCTGTAATCACCAGTGTGGACAGGGATGACTTGAAAGACGGCGGTTCAATTATTTGGGGAGAAACTGTAAAAGCCATCCGCAGAATGAACCCAAACACAACCTTAGAAACTCTTATTCCAGATTTTCAAGGAATCGAAAGAAATATCGATCGTATTGTAGAGGCAAACCCAGAAGTAGTTTCGCATAATATGGAAACTGTTCGAAGATTGACGCGTGAAGTTCGTATTCAAGCCAAATATGACCGAAGCCTTGAAGTTTTGAGATATTTGAAAGAGAAAGGCATCAACCGAACTAAATCGGGAATTATGTTAGGGCTTGGTGAACAAGAAGAAGAAGTTTTTCAAACCATGCGTGATTTACGTGCTGCCAATGTAGATATTGTTACCATTGGTCAATATTTACAACCAAGTAAAAAACACCTCCCTGTAAAAGAATTCATAACTCCGGATCAGTTCAAGAAATATGAGACATTCGGTTTAGAATTAGGTTTCCGTCATGTAGAAAGTGGCGCATTAGTTCGTTCTTCTTACAAAGCTCAAAAGCATATTTTATAA
- a CDS encoding M48 family metalloprotease, translated as MNTKSLLLGIFVTFAGFSAAQAQINLGERALGAVQKGITGFTFSDADAAALSKAAVDKMDAENKVAGPTDPYAIRLARVFGKYTKGDNYTLNYKVYLTKDVNAFATADGSVRVFSGLMDIMDDNELIAVIGHEIGHVNNHDSRDAMKAAYQKEALIDAAASQSNKVAAVTDSQLAKIGSAMIDSKYSRKQESEADLFAYEFMKKNGYDVNAEESAFRTLAKMSQSEESSFIDKMMSSHPDSNLRADTAKARAEKDGVYKTYTKKPIVNGALPVKKTTTKTTTTKKKTTTKK; from the coding sequence ATGAATACAAAATCATTATTATTAGGAATTTTTGTGACTTTTGCTGGGTTTTCAGCTGCTCAGGCACAAATTAATTTGGGAGAAAGAGCACTGGGAGCTGTTCAAAAAGGAATAACTGGGTTTACTTTTAGCGATGCTGATGCAGCGGCTTTGTCTAAAGCGGCAGTTGATAAAATGGATGCTGAAAATAAAGTTGCAGGACCAACAGATCCTTATGCAATTCGTTTAGCCAGAGTTTTTGGGAAATATACTAAGGGAGATAATTATACCTTAAATTATAAAGTATATTTGACTAAAGATGTTAATGCTTTTGCAACTGCGGATGGTAGTGTGCGTGTTTTTTCTGGTTTGATGGATATAATGGATGATAATGAATTAATTGCGGTGATTGGTCACGAAATTGGTCACGTGAATAATCATGATTCAAGAGATGCGATGAAAGCTGCCTACCAAAAAGAAGCTTTAATCGATGCCGCAGCTTCACAATCTAATAAAGTAGCTGCTGTTACCGATAGTCAATTGGCTAAAATTGGAAGCGCCATGATTGACAGCAAATATAGCCGAAAACAAGAATCAGAAGCGGATTTGTTTGCTTATGAATTCATGAAAAAAAATGGATACGATGTAAATGCAGAGGAATCTGCTTTTAGAACATTGGCTAAAATGAGTCAAAGTGAGGAAAGTTCATTTATTGACAAAATGATGAGTTCTCACCCAGATTCTAATTTGAGAGCTGATACCGCTAAAGCAAGAGCTGAGAAAGATGGTGTCTATAAAACTTATACTAAAAAGCCGATCGTGAATGGAGCTCTTCCTGTAAAGAAAACAACAACAAAGACCACTACGACTAAAAAGAAAACTACTACAAAGAAGTAA
- a CDS encoding energy transducer TonB gives MSKLNIYETSWTNLVFEDRNKEYGAYNLRQENAKTSLFALLTGVLLLAGAISVPVIYNHLNPDHTIPTIIPELAPATIVNVNPYTPPPAGPEEAAIPRIKEPITNEPITSQQLINPQVVTSTDATPMDVTPNADLKPLSSTGTTEASGSGVGTSSGAGSGTEVSTPGIPDNAVVSSAVLDKLPEFPGGINKFYSYVGTNFEKPELDSENAVRITVAFVVEKDGSMTDIRVLKDPGYGLGREAIRVLKSLKTKWSPGMIDGKAVRTAYNLPITIQPN, from the coding sequence ATGTCTAAATTAAACATCTACGAAACCAGCTGGACCAATCTTGTATTCGAAGACAGAAACAAAGAATACGGAGCGTATAATTTACGTCAGGAAAACGCCAAAACATCCTTATTTGCTCTCTTAACAGGAGTATTACTTTTAGCAGGAGCCATTAGTGTCCCTGTGATTTATAATCACCTGAATCCGGACCATACCATCCCGACAATTATCCCGGAATTAGCACCGGCTACTATTGTGAATGTCAATCCCTATACTCCTCCTCCAGCTGGACCTGAAGAAGCTGCTATACCCCGAATTAAAGAACCAATTACGAACGAACCCATTACGAGTCAACAACTCATCAACCCGCAAGTAGTAACTTCAACTGATGCGACTCCTATGGACGTTACTCCCAATGCAGACCTCAAACCTCTTTCCAGCACAGGAACAACTGAAGCATCGGGTTCAGGAGTTGGCACATCATCTGGAGCGGGATCAGGCACAGAAGTAAGCACCCCTGGCATCCCTGACAATGCTGTTGTATCGAGTGCGGTATTGGATAAACTACCTGAATTCCCAGGAGGAATCAATAAATTTTATTCCTATGTTGGTACTAATTTTGAAAAACCTGAACTAGACAGCGAAAATGCTGTTCGTATAACTGTTGCATTTGTAGTTGAAAAAGATGGAAGCATGACCGATATCCGAGTTTTGAAAGACCCTGGTTATGGATTGGGAAGAGAAGCTATTCGAGTTTTAAAATCTTTAAAAACAAAATGGTCTCCGGGTATGATTGATGGCAAAGCAGTTCGAACTGCTTACAATCTGCCAATTACTATTCAGCCAAATTAA
- a CDS encoding IS982 family transposase: MICFDKITDIFSIVDEFCKDFEKTTQPFLLGKPSKRPSIMSKSEVITIYLLFHLSGFRCFKHYYIFYVQKHMQNEFPNTVSYNRFLELMQSVLLPMTIFAKTCCLGNCTGISFVDSTPIRVCKNKRISRNKVFKDIATTGKSTMGWFHGFKLHIIINDKGELLSFAVTQANVDDREPLKNEGFLNAIFGKLFGDKGYISEKLSQLLFVDGVQLITSIRNNMKNSLMEMSDKILLRKRSIIETVNDELKNICQVEHSRHRSFINFLSNLIAGIIAYNFLPKKPSLKYETVKTNQLAVFY; encoded by the coding sequence GTGATTTGTTTCGATAAAATTACAGATATTTTTTCTATTGTTGATGAATTTTGTAAAGATTTTGAGAAAACCACACAGCCTTTTCTGCTAGGAAAACCTTCCAAACGTCCTTCGATTATGTCAAAATCAGAAGTAATTACAATTTATTTACTTTTTCATTTGAGTGGTTTTCGTTGTTTCAAGCATTATTACATTTTTTATGTCCAAAAGCATATGCAAAATGAATTTCCTAATACAGTTTCTTATAATCGCTTTTTAGAACTGATGCAAAGTGTTCTTTTGCCAATGACAATTTTTGCCAAAACCTGTTGTTTAGGCAATTGTACAGGTATTTCATTTGTAGACTCAACACCAATAAGAGTTTGTAAAAACAAACGAATCAGTAGAAATAAAGTTTTTAAAGATATTGCCACTACAGGAAAATCTACAATGGGTTGGTTTCATGGGTTTAAGCTCCATATTATCATTAATGACAAAGGAGAATTGTTAAGCTTTGCTGTAACTCAAGCCAACGTAGATGATAGAGAGCCACTGAAAAATGAGGGCTTTTTGAATGCTATTTTCGGAAAACTATTTGGTGATAAAGGATATATAAGCGAAAAACTCTCCCAATTATTATTTGTTGATGGAGTTCAATTAATTACAAGCATTCGCAATAATATGAAAAATAGTTTGATGGAAATGAGTGATAAAATCTTACTCCGTAAACGCTCAATAATAGAAACGGTTAACGATGAACTTAAAAATATTTGCCAAGTTGAACACTCTAGGCATCGCTCATTTATCAACTTTTTGTCAAATCTTATCGCTGGAATAATTGCTTATAATTTTCTGCCTAAAAAACCTTCTTTGAAATACGAAACGGTTAAAACTAACCAATTAGCAGTATTTTATTAA
- a CDS encoding M50 family metallopeptidase, producing the protein MPLYNTEILDMYSEIQIIPTDEENKYLFIKDNNLIYGGFIVKDIVELLKDHISNKNISIILSEKYNTTIEIETINNLIDLQLNKLLINPKKKRSLRKILKVKLSSEIYYPNFIFELFKIDFFYILLCLTFVANVIFYFTISKKCDLTLKQQMLAYILLFVILIFHEFGHIISAKYHNTKVKEIGIGIYRIVPVLYVNLDEIWKLDKTKRILINLSGIYFQSIIGFILLIIFSVSDLKIFGYLFNINFAVLILNLNPFFQFDGYWVLTDLIKAKNLNQVSNTFLKNIFKKNNTPTFIKIYSILKVILIIYIAYHLFKQILTYVS; encoded by the coding sequence ATGCCTCTTTATAATACTGAAATATTAGATATGTATTCTGAAATTCAAATTATCCCGACAGACGAAGAAAATAAATATTTATTTATCAAAGATAACAACCTAATTTATGGGGGATTTATTGTAAAAGATATTGTTGAATTATTAAAAGACCATATTTCAAATAAAAACATATCTATAATACTTTCGGAAAAATATAATACGACTATCGAAATTGAAACTATTAATAATCTAATTGATTTACAGCTAAATAAGTTGTTAATAAATCCAAAGAAAAAAAGAAGTTTAAGAAAGATATTAAAAGTAAAATTAAGTTCAGAAATTTATTATCCAAATTTCATATTTGAGCTTTTTAAAATTGACTTTTTTTACATTTTATTATGCTTAACATTTGTTGCTAATGTAATATTTTACTTTACCATTTCTAAAAAGTGCGACCTTACGCTGAAACAACAAATGTTAGCATACATACTACTGTTTGTCATATTAATTTTTCACGAATTTGGACATATTATTAGTGCTAAATATCATAACACAAAGGTAAAAGAAATTGGCATCGGAATATACAGAATAGTACCTGTTTTGTACGTAAATTTAGATGAAATTTGGAAATTGGACAAAACCAAAAGAATTTTAATTAATCTTTCAGGGATATATTTTCAATCGATAATAGGTTTCATTTTATTAATTATATTTTCAGTTTCTGATTTGAAGATTTTTGGTTATTTATTTAATATTAATTTTGCAGTTTTAATCTTAAACTTAAATCCTTTTTTTCAATTTGATGGGTATTGGGTATTAACTGATTTAATAAAAGCAAAGAATTTAAACCAAGTATCAAATACTTTTCTTAAAAATATTTTTAAAAAAAATAACACTCCAACATTTATAAAAATATATAGTATTTTAAAAGTCATTTTAATTATTTATATAGCGTATCATTTGTTTAAACAAATTCTAACGTATGTCTCTTAA